One Echinicola strongylocentroti DNA window includes the following coding sequences:
- the aspS gene encoding aspartate--tRNA ligase, translating to MLRTHTCGELRIGNVGEKVTLSGWVQRVRNKGGLVWVDLRDRYGVTQLIFEEGSSEQALLEKAASLGREFVIQAEGEVIERTSKNNKIPTGDIEVKTTSLDVLNAAKVPPFVIEDETDGGEDLRMKYRYLDLRRRVVREKLQLRHRMMQETRKFMDGLDFMEVETPVLIKSTPEGARDFLVPSRINEGEFYALPQSPQTFKQLLMVSGFDRYFQIVKCFRDEDLRADRQPEFTQIDCEMSFVEQEDILTTFEGLVKHLFSTVKKVELGEVERMTFADAMKYYGNDKPDLRFDMKFVELNDVAQNKGFKIFDEAELVVGIAAPGAASYTRKQVDALTEWVKRPQIGAKGLVYVKCNEDGSFKSSVDKFYSQEDLKAWADKMNAQPGDLILVLSGDQSATRKQLSELRLKMGSDLGLRDKNVFKPLWVLDFPLLEWDEESARFHAMHHPFTSPKQEDIPLLEEDPGAVRANAYDLVINGVEIGGGSIRIHDRDTQKTMFKHLGFTDEEAQAQFGFLMEAFEYGAPPHGGIAFGFDRLCAIFGGSDSIRDYIAFPKNNSGRDVMIDSPSAIADEQLKELSIQLALKK from the coding sequence ATGCTAAGAACACATACTTGCGGGGAATTGCGCATAGGAAATGTGGGCGAGAAAGTCACCCTTTCCGGCTGGGTACAACGGGTACGAAACAAAGGGGGCTTGGTCTGGGTGGATCTACGGGACAGGTACGGTGTTACCCAACTGATTTTTGAAGAAGGATCCAGTGAACAGGCACTTCTTGAGAAAGCCGCCTCTCTGGGCAGAGAATTCGTTATCCAAGCCGAAGGTGAGGTGATCGAAAGGACTTCCAAAAACAATAAGATCCCGACAGGAGATATTGAGGTGAAGACGACTTCACTCGACGTGCTGAATGCCGCCAAGGTACCGCCGTTTGTCATCGAAGATGAAACGGATGGTGGTGAGGACCTTCGGATGAAGTACCGCTACTTGGACTTGAGAAGAAGGGTCGTGCGGGAAAAACTTCAGCTGAGGCACCGCATGATGCAGGAAACGCGAAAATTTATGGACGGACTGGACTTTATGGAAGTGGAGACCCCCGTACTGATCAAGTCTACTCCAGAAGGTGCCAGGGACTTTTTGGTCCCCAGCAGGATCAATGAAGGTGAATTTTATGCATTGCCACAGTCACCGCAGACATTCAAGCAGCTGTTGATGGTGAGTGGTTTTGACCGGTATTTCCAGATTGTAAAATGCTTCCGTGATGAGGACCTTAGGGCCGATCGTCAGCCGGAATTTACGCAGATAGACTGTGAAATGTCCTTTGTGGAGCAGGAAGATATCCTGACGACCTTCGAAGGACTAGTGAAGCACCTCTTTTCGACCGTAAAAAAGGTAGAGCTTGGTGAGGTGGAAAGGATGACCTTTGCCGATGCCATGAAATATTACGGCAATGACAAGCCTGATCTGCGTTTTGACATGAAGTTCGTGGAGCTTAATGATGTAGCCCAAAATAAAGGTTTTAAGATATTTGATGAGGCGGAATTGGTAGTGGGCATCGCTGCGCCTGGAGCGGCCAGCTATACCAGAAAGCAAGTGGATGCGCTGACCGAGTGGGTGAAAAGACCGCAAATCGGAGCCAAAGGCCTGGTATATGTAAAATGCAATGAGGATGGAAGCTTCAAATCTTCCGTGGATAAGTTCTACAGCCAAGAAGACCTCAAGGCTTGGGCGGACAAGATGAATGCCCAGCCAGGTGATTTGATCCTTGTCCTGTCAGGTGATCAAAGTGCCACTAGGAAGCAGCTTTCTGAGCTGAGGCTGAAAATGGGAAGTGATCTTGGACTAAGGGACAAGAACGTGTTCAAGCCACTTTGGGTATTGGACTTCCCGCTGCTGGAGTGGGATGAGGAGTCTGCTCGTTTTCATGCGATGCACCACCCTTTTACTTCTCCTAAGCAAGAAGATATTCCATTGTTGGAAGAAGACCCGGGAGCCGTACGTGCCAATGCTTATGATCTCGTGATCAATGGGGTGGAAATCGGCGGTGGATCCATCAGGATCCATGATCGTGATACCCAAAAGACCATGTTCAAGCACCTGGGTTTTACCGATGAAGAGGCACAGGCTCAGTTTGGCTTCTTGATGGAGGCATTTGAGTACGGTGCTCCACCGCATGGAGGCATTGCTTTTGGATTTGACAGGTTATGTGCCATCTTCGGAGGAAGTGATTCGATCAGGGATTATATCGCCTTCCCTAAAAACAATTCAGGAAGGGATGTGATGATCGACTCTCCAAGTGCCATTGCTGATGAGCAACTGAAGGAATTGAGCATTCAACTGGCATTGAAGAAGTAA
- a CDS encoding M23 family metallopeptidase has protein sequence MKKSLIAAAGIVLLTAAGYGLYETKLKPQREVVDAEVTAIATEVKEAVKEENLLYGINVNDLDVVEGKVARNQTLSTILAPFDVPYQIIDQIAKKSKDIFDVRKIAFDKKYTVLTSKDSTSTAEFFIYEPNAAEFVVYKLDGNDIYKEAKPVELRKREVAGTISSSLYVNMTEQGITPDLIDEFADLYGWSVDFQRLQKGDKYKVVYNEKVVDGQVVGIEPIQVAYFEHMGEPYHAIPFEQNGQISFFDLEGNSFKKAFLRDPVKFTRISSRYSPRRYHPVQKRYKAHLGTDYAAPRGTEIRAVGDGTIIAASYTGGNGNYVKVKHNGTYTTQYLHMSKIASGIRNGVRVKQGQVIGYVGSTGLATGPHLCFRFWKHGKQVDWLNEDIPPSDPILEDNKMAFERVKAEKMDQLAAIPYQENPEDKLITQATE, from the coding sequence ATGAAGAAATCATTGATCGCAGCAGCCGGAATCGTGCTGCTGACGGCAGCGGGTTATGGCTTGTACGAGACCAAGCTAAAACCTCAACGTGAAGTTGTAGATGCAGAAGTAACCGCAATAGCAACTGAAGTGAAGGAAGCGGTTAAGGAAGAGAATTTACTTTATGGAATTAATGTAAATGACCTGGATGTAGTAGAGGGAAAAGTAGCTAGAAACCAAACCCTTTCCACTATTTTAGCTCCATTTGATGTTCCTTACCAGATCATCGATCAAATTGCCAAGAAATCCAAGGACATCTTTGACGTCCGAAAAATCGCTTTTGACAAAAAATACACCGTACTGACCTCCAAGGACAGTACTTCAACCGCTGAGTTTTTTATTTACGAACCCAATGCAGCAGAATTTGTTGTTTACAAACTTGATGGCAACGATATATATAAAGAAGCGAAGCCGGTAGAGCTTCGTAAACGAGAAGTGGCCGGCACCATTTCTTCGTCATTATATGTCAATATGACCGAGCAGGGCATCACTCCTGACCTTATCGATGAATTTGCAGACCTTTACGGTTGGAGCGTGGATTTTCAGCGTCTTCAAAAAGGCGATAAATACAAGGTGGTCTACAACGAAAAAGTTGTGGATGGCCAAGTGGTAGGTATTGAACCTATTCAGGTAGCTTATTTTGAGCATATGGGCGAACCGTATCATGCCATTCCGTTTGAGCAAAACGGTCAAATCTCCTTCTTTGACTTGGAAGGCAATAGTTTCAAAAAGGCTTTTTTGAGGGATCCAGTAAAATTTACACGGATAAGCTCCCGATATAGCCCAAGAAGATATCATCCCGTACAAAAACGCTACAAAGCCCACTTAGGGACCGATTATGCAGCTCCCAGAGGCACTGAAATACGGGCTGTCGGAGACGGAACCATCATCGCCGCCAGCTATACCGGCGGAAATGGCAACTATGTCAAAGTAAAGCACAATGGCACTTACACCACCCAATACCTTCACATGTCCAAAATCGCATCAGGCATACGCAACGGTGTACGGGTTAAGCAAGGTCAGGTCATTGGGTATGTCGGAAGTACTGGACTGGCTACGGGCCCTCACCTGTGCTTCAGGTTTTGGAAACATGGCAAGCAAGTGGACTGGCTAAATGAAGATATCCCACCATCCGACCCGATCTTAGAAGATAACAAAATGGCTTTCGAAAGAGTCAAAGCTGAAAAGATGGACCAACTGGCAGCCATTCCTTATCAGGAAAACCCCGAAGATAAGCTGATCACACAAGCTACTGAATAA
- the gpmI gene encoding 2,3-bisphosphoglycerate-independent phosphoglycerate mutase gives MDKKVLLMILDGWGLATNPEVSAIDKANTPFIDSLFEKYPHSKLDASGLAVGLPDGQMGNSEVGHMNIGAGRVVYQDLVKINKAVEEGDLKDNPILKKAFATAKEHQKKVHFIGLVSDGGVHAHIKHLKGLCDAAKANGVEEPFIHAFTDGRDTDPKSGLGFLEDLQDHCNQSVGKVASVIGRYYAMDRDKRWERVKLAYDAMVLGEGEKSKNILASIKKSYSNGVTDEFIRPIVQVDENGKAIAAIEEGDVVICFNFRTDRGREITQVLTQQDFEDYKMNKLDLHYVTFTNYDETFKGVSVIFEKDNLQNTLGEVLAANGKKQIRIAETEKYPHVTFFFSGGRESEFEGESRILCSSPKVATYDLQPEMSAYEISKKINVELDKKEPDFVCLNFANADMVGHTGVFEAAVKACEAVDECANTVISTALKNDYSIIVIADHGNSDKMLNEDGSPNTAHTTNLVPCIMVDKKDQLEVNDGKLGDLAPTILKMMGVDIPAEMTGDVLLK, from the coding sequence ATGGATAAAAAAGTTTTATTAATGATTTTGGATGGTTGGGGCTTAGCTACCAACCCTGAAGTTTCTGCGATTGACAAGGCAAACACGCCATTTATCGACAGTCTTTTTGAAAAATATCCACACTCCAAATTAGATGCATCTGGCTTGGCGGTGGGTTTACCAGATGGTCAGATGGGCAACTCAGAAGTAGGGCACATGAATATCGGTGCCGGGAGGGTTGTCTACCAAGATTTGGTAAAAATCAACAAAGCTGTCGAAGAGGGGGATCTCAAAGACAATCCAATTTTAAAGAAAGCTTTTGCCACAGCAAAAGAACACCAGAAAAAGGTACACTTTATTGGCTTAGTATCCGATGGCGGCGTACATGCCCACATCAAACACCTTAAGGGACTCTGTGATGCAGCCAAAGCCAATGGTGTAGAGGAGCCGTTTATCCATGCCTTTACAGATGGACGAGACACTGACCCCAAAAGCGGCCTCGGATTTCTGGAAGACCTCCAAGACCACTGCAACCAATCCGTAGGCAAGGTCGCCTCCGTAATTGGACGCTATTATGCCATGGACCGTGACAAGCGTTGGGAAAGGGTGAAATTGGCCTATGACGCCATGGTATTGGGAGAAGGAGAAAAGTCCAAGAATATTCTGGCATCCATCAAAAAATCCTATTCGAATGGTGTAACAGATGAATTCATCCGTCCAATAGTACAGGTAGACGAAAATGGAAAAGCCATAGCTGCCATCGAGGAAGGGGACGTCGTGATCTGTTTCAATTTCCGCACGGACAGGGGACGTGAGATCACGCAGGTGCTGACCCAGCAGGATTTTGAGGATTACAAAATGAACAAGCTGGACTTGCACTATGTGACTTTCACCAACTATGACGAAACCTTCAAAGGTGTTTCTGTGATTTTTGAAAAGGACAATCTCCAAAACACGCTTGGTGAGGTGCTTGCCGCCAATGGCAAAAAACAGATCAGGATCGCCGAAACCGAAAAATACCCGCACGTAACGTTCTTCTTCAGCGGCGGACGTGAGTCGGAATTTGAGGGAGAATCCCGCATTCTCTGCAGCTCTCCAAAGGTAGCTACTTATGACCTTCAGCCGGAAATGAGCGCTTACGAAATCTCCAAGAAGATCAATGTAGAGCTGGACAAAAAGGAACCGGATTTTGTTTGTCTAAATTTTGCCAATGCCGATATGGTCGGTCATACTGGCGTTTTTGAAGCAGCTGTCAAAGCCTGTGAAGCAGTGGATGAATGTGCTAATACTGTCATCTCCACCGCATTGAAAAATGATTACTCGATCATTGTCATCGCCGATCACGGCAATAGCGACAAAATGCTCAACGAAGATGGCTCTCCAAATACAGCCCATACCACGAACTTAGTTCCATGTATTATGGTTGACAAGAAAGACCAGCTGGAAGTAAATGACGGTAAGTTGGGTGACCTTGCGCCTACCATTCTCAAAATGATGGGCGTAGACATCCCAGCTGAAATGACTGGTGATGTATTGCTAAAATAA
- a CDS encoding AsmA-like C-terminal region-containing protein, with the protein MKVLEDGTANYDIAKDSGEPTAPEEPSNFKLGIDLMEIEDVNFVYDDRQMQFLLALEDFDLEGNGDFTTEVYGLNGQIQTTIARMDFEEVNYLTNKVFTADTEIQVDMNQMKFTFGEGMFGVNDFMFGVDGFLAMPSEDIDFDLTFEGKENTFKSVLSLVPGIYTESFDGINTSGTMDFGGYFKGTYSETQFPAFDIGLKVTDGMFQYPDLPKPVSNINVDMSVKNETNNLDNTQVNIPAFNLNFGSNPVSGRLLLENLVTYDIDGALKGKLDLEELTSIFPIEGMELRGILDVDAAAKGRYDSVAKIIPAIDAKMTLTNGYVKSEEYPAPIEELNVHTVIVNNSGQMNDFLVDMSKFGFQLEGEEVNGNMAIRDLDKLNWDGSIHGSVDLGKISKIFPMEEVIMDGKVRADIDTKGSYADVEAERYNRLDTRGQVTLTDFYYTDKDLPQGVRIHEAKGDFSPQAINLTNFDARLGESPVKANGSLANYIAYVFEENEVLSGKLNISSTKFNINEWMTESETTTEDTTELQLIELPRNIDFAMSVQADEVLYDDLVFSDAKGTMTLKNGILTFKDAGMKTLGGQLTLNGAYNTQDIKDPKFNMDFAISAMSIQQAFKSFNTVKAFAPIAQNLNGDFTTNFSLSGNLGQDMMPVLSSLDGSGLIKVAEAALENSKIVSGITSLTKLKDGSTINLKDINLKAEIKDGMLEVQPFDVKLWDYEANIQGSTGFDGSVNYLINMQVPAGKLGSQANNLLASIAGTEATGDTKIPIAINLGGTYSSPKVSLAGGESMETMLTNALKSRASSEGAKLQEQVQEQFKAHEDSAKQEMKVKAEAAQDSAKQELDKKVEEAQNKAADEVKDALKGLFGRSKSKTDTTKNN; encoded by the coding sequence GTGAAAGTACTGGAAGATGGTACGGCCAACTACGATATTGCCAAGGATTCCGGTGAGCCTACAGCCCCTGAAGAGCCATCTAACTTCAAGCTGGGCATTGACCTGATGGAAATAGAGGATGTCAATTTTGTCTATGACGATCGGCAGATGCAATTCCTTTTGGCATTGGAGGATTTTGACTTGGAAGGTAACGGAGATTTTACCACTGAAGTATACGGCCTCAATGGCCAGATCCAAACCACTATCGCTCGAATGGATTTTGAAGAAGTGAATTACTTGACAAACAAGGTTTTTACTGCTGATACGGAAATTCAAGTGGATATGAACCAAATGAAATTTACGTTTGGTGAAGGGATGTTTGGTGTCAATGACTTCATGTTTGGAGTGGACGGCTTTCTGGCGATGCCTTCGGAAGATATCGACTTTGACCTGACTTTTGAAGGAAAAGAGAATACGTTTAAGAGCGTATTGTCCTTGGTCCCGGGAATATATACCGAGTCATTTGATGGTATCAATACATCAGGAACAATGGATTTTGGCGGTTATTTTAAAGGCACTTATAGTGAGACTCAGTTTCCTGCTTTTGATATAGGTCTGAAGGTAACGGATGGGATGTTCCAATATCCCGATCTGCCAAAACCTGTCAGCAATATCAATGTGGACATGTCCGTAAAAAATGAGACCAATAACTTGGACAATACGCAAGTCAATATCCCTGCATTTAACCTTAACTTTGGTTCTAATCCTGTTTCGGGAAGGCTATTGTTAGAGAATTTGGTGACCTATGATATCGACGGGGCATTGAAAGGAAAGCTGGATCTGGAAGAGCTCACGTCTATCTTTCCGATAGAAGGGATGGAGCTGAGAGGGATATTGGATGTGGATGCCGCCGCAAAAGGCCGCTACGACAGTGTCGCAAAAATCATCCCGGCGATCGATGCCAAGATGACCCTTACCAATGGCTACGTGAAAAGTGAGGAGTACCCTGCGCCCATCGAAGAACTCAACGTACATACCGTTATCGTTAACAATAGCGGCCAAATGAATGACTTCTTGGTGGACATGTCCAAGTTTGGCTTTCAGCTGGAAGGAGAAGAAGTAAATGGCAACATGGCCATTCGGGACTTGGATAAGCTTAACTGGGATGGTTCTATTCACGGGTCGGTGGACTTAGGTAAGATCAGCAAGATCTTCCCGATGGAAGAAGTGATCATGGACGGAAAGGTAAGGGCTGATATAGACACAAAGGGGAGCTATGCCGATGTAGAGGCGGAGCGCTATAATCGCTTGGACACCAGGGGACAGGTAACCCTTACGGATTTTTACTACACCGATAAAGACCTTCCCCAAGGCGTACGCATACATGAAGCCAAAGGTGACTTTAGTCCGCAAGCGATCAACTTAACTAATTTTGACGCAAGGCTTGGGGAAAGCCCCGTGAAAGCAAATGGAAGCTTGGCCAACTATATTGCCTATGTGTTTGAAGAAAATGAGGTGCTTTCAGGCAAGCTTAATATCAGCTCCACCAAGTTCAATATCAATGAATGGATGACCGAAAGCGAAACCACAACGGAAGATACTACGGAACTTCAGCTTATCGAATTGCCCAGGAATATTGACTTTGCGATGAGTGTTCAGGCAGATGAAGTGCTTTACGATGATTTGGTATTCAGTGATGCCAAAGGAACAATGACCTTAAAAAATGGCATCCTGACTTTCAAGGATGCCGGAATGAAGACCCTAGGTGGTCAACTTACCCTAAATGGTGCATATAACACCCAGGATATTAAGGATCCTAAGTTCAATATGGACTTTGCTATCAGCGCGATGAGCATTCAGCAGGCCTTTAAAAGTTTCAATACGGTGAAGGCTTTTGCTCCTATTGCCCAAAACCTAAATGGGGATTTTACGACTAACTTTTCCTTGTCAGGAAACTTGGGGCAGGACATGATGCCTGTGCTGTCCTCGCTGGATGGCAGTGGCCTGATCAAGGTGGCAGAGGCAGCTTTAGAAAATAGTAAGATTGTGAGCGGAATTACCTCGCTTACCAAACTCAAAGATGGCAGTACCATTAATCTTAAAGACATCAACCTCAAAGCAGAAATAAAGGATGGAATGCTGGAGGTGCAGCCATTTGATGTGAAACTCTGGGACTACGAAGCGAATATACAGGGCAGCACCGGTTTTGATGGTAGTGTGAATTACCTGATCAATATGCAAGTGCCGGCCGGAAAGCTGGGGAGCCAGGCCAATAATCTGTTGGCAAGTATTGCTGGTACAGAGGCTACCGGCGACACCAAAATTCCTATTGCCATTAATTTGGGAGGAACGTATTCTTCGCCAAAAGTGAGTTTGGCAGGTGGAGAGAGCATGGAGACGATGCTTACCAATGCATTGAAATCCCGCGCTTCGTCAGAAGGTGCAAAGCTCCAAGAGCAAGTCCAAGAGCAGTTCAAAGCGCATGAGGACAGTGCCAAACAAGAGATGAAAGTCAAAGCTGAGGCCGCTCAAGACAGTGCCAAACAAGAATTGGACAAGAAGGTGGAAGAAGCGCAAAACAAAGCAGCAGATGAAGTGAAGGATGCTTTGAAAGGATTGTTTGGCAGGTCAAAATCCAAAACGGATACCACGAAGAACAACTGA
- a CDS encoding AsmA family protein, with the protein MKKTLIIIFSVVAFLLVALIAIPFIFKDKIVARIDQEIANAVDAQVYYDVDQIGLSVLKRFPNISATVNEFGVHGNAPFEGDTLAHINNFQIDFNLMSVIFGDYPELTGLHLKGGVSM; encoded by the coding sequence ATGAAAAAGACCCTGATTATCATATTTTCCGTTGTTGCTTTTTTGCTGGTGGCACTCATCGCCATACCGTTTATCTTTAAGGATAAGATCGTGGCAAGAATAGACCAGGAAATTGCCAATGCTGTAGATGCCCAGGTTTATTATGATGTGGATCAAATTGGGTTGAGCGTACTGAAGCGGTTTCCCAATATTTCTGCGACCGTAAATGAATTTGGTGTGCACGGTAATGCTCCCTTTGAAGGTGATACCTTGGCGCATATTAATAACTTCCAAATCGACTTTAATCTTATGTCGGTGATTTTTGGAGACTATCCAGAGCTGACAGGATTGCACCTGAAAGGGGGAGTATCTATGTGA
- a CDS encoding NADPH-dependent F420 reductase, translated as MTLGIIGGTKLSVTLGNKYISRGLDVVFGVREEFEARQIEWKILKMQKDKVFGYCEAMEKADVIMVCCENEFLPLVCQCLSRLETEDKLVLDCTNGKYNPNFGCNTRYIQEKADYKRVLKGFNNLGLDYPKSDPLELVKETYFCGDNDFDKYRVKKLIELIGFKAIDAGGLNNAPLLEAFYHLRNQICHFKNENVDYHFKLMSV; from the coding sequence ATGACGTTAGGAATTATTGGAGGAACAAAATTGTCAGTGACTTTAGGAAATAAATATATTTCCAGAGGCTTGGATGTAGTATTTGGAGTAAGAGAAGAGTTTGAAGCCAGGCAAATAGAATGGAAGATTCTAAAAATGCAAAAGGACAAGGTTTTTGGCTATTGCGAAGCGATGGAAAAAGCTGATGTCATTATGGTTTGTTGTGAGAATGAATTTCTTCCATTGGTATGCCAGTGCCTTTCGCGGTTAGAGACAGAAGATAAACTTGTGCTGGATTGTACCAACGGAAAATACAATCCGAATTTTGGTTGCAACACCCGCTATATTCAAGAAAAGGCAGATTATAAGAGGGTATTAAAAGGGTTTAATAATTTAGGGCTTGACTATCCAAAATCAGATCCGCTGGAACTTGTCAAAGAGACTTATTTCTGTGGAGATAATGATTTTGATAAATACAGGGTGAAAAAGCTAATAGAACTTATTGGTTTTAAGGCTATTGATGCAGGAGGGTTGAATAATGCCCCGCTTTTGGAAGCTTTTTACCATTTGCGAAATCAAATTTGTCACTTCAAAAATGAGAACGTAGACTATCATTTTAAGCTGATGTCCGTTTAA